The Patescibacteria group bacterium genome has a segment encoding these proteins:
- the rplL gene encoding 50S ribosomal protein L7/L12 — MSEETKQEETKEEETKEVVVPEKFKSLVSEIEKMSVLDLAELVKILEEKFGVSASAPAMMMAGPAAGGEAPAEEKDSFDIEITEAGANKISVIKAVRVITEMGLKDAKDLVDAAPKLVREGVKKEEAEAIKAQLEEAGAKVTLK, encoded by the coding sequence ATGTCAGAAGAAACAAAACAAGAAGAAACAAAAGAAGAAGAAACAAAAGAAGTTGTAGTACCAGAAAAATTTAAATCTTTGGTTTCTGAAATCGAAAAAATGTCAGTTCTAGATTTAGCTGAACTAGTTAAAATCTTAGAAGAAAAATTTGGTGTTTCTGCCTCTGCTCCTGCTATGATGATGGCTGGTCCTGCAGCCGGTGGAGAAGCTCCAGCTGAAGAAAAAGATAGTTTTGATATCGAAATCACCGAAGCTGGTGCAAATAAAATCTCTGTTATTAAAGCCGTAAGAGTAATTACCGAAATGGGTCTTAAGGATGCTAAGGATTTGGTAGACGCAGCTCCAAAGCTTGTTAGAGAAGGAGTTAAGAAGGAAGAAGCTGAAGCAATTAAAGCCCAACTAGAAGAAGCTGGTGCAAAAGTTACTTTAAAATAA
- the rplJ gene encoding 50S ribosomal protein L10, whose amino-acid sequence MPKTREQKKDILEALKDRISKSKSVIFTKFDGLLVKENEELRNELRNENSEYCVAKKTLFDIAFKDSNVDGLDVKSFDGRVAAVFGYGDEVAPAKVVDKFMSSHEGKVEFVGGILENKFMNASEVKMLAGLPSKQELYAKIVGSINAPVSGIVNVLAGNLRGLVTVLKAIETKK is encoded by the coding sequence ATGCCTAAAACAAGAGAACAAAAAAAAGACATACTAGAGGCTCTAAAAGACAGAATCAGTAAGTCAAAGTCTGTAATTTTTACAAAGTTTGATGGTCTCCTGGTAAAAGAAAATGAAGAGCTTAGAAATGAGCTTAGAAATGAAAATAGTGAATATTGTGTGGCCAAGAAGACTTTATTCGATATCGCTTTTAAGGATTCTAATGTTGATGGTCTTGATGTAAAGTCATTTGATGGGAGAGTAGCGGCTGTTTTTGGGTATGGGGATGAAGTTGCTCCAGCTAAAGTTGTTGACAAGTTTATGTCTAGCCATGAAGGTAAGGTGGAATTTGTTGGAGGAATCCTAGAAAATAAATTCATGAATGCTAGCGAGGTTAAAATGTTAGCAGGCCTACCAAGCAAGCAAGAACTATATGCCAAGATTGTTGGATCAATTAATGCTCCAGTTTCTGGGATTGTGAATGTTCTTGCTGGGAATCTTAGAGGACTAGTCACAGTTTTGAAAGCCATTGAAACTAAAAAATAA